ACTTTGAAGGGGCACCCGACAGTGATAAATGAGGGCAACATCCATTGGAACATTCACACTGGTCCCATAAGCACGTAGGACAGAGTGGACTGAAGTCTGAATCACCTTTCTTGGATCAACTATCATTTTCTTGGGATTGAAAACCTCTTTCCTGTCAGGCTCTCTGTGAACATGCTGTAGTATGTTAATACCTGGCACGGTATTCCAAGATGAAATGTTGAACGCAGGAGTGGATATCGTTTCTGGGAAGATATGGTtctcaaagaggaaaacacCAATTCCTGGATTTTGCTCCTGAAGACTGCTCATCATTGTTTTCCAGTCTGAATGCTTAAGGGGAAGAATTATTTCATCAGCATCATTAAGAACCACAAACCTGCTCCTCTGCATGTTGCGGTATATACAGTCATTTAGAGCTGTGATTTGTCCATAGTAGCCAATGTCTTTTGCATCCATAGAGAAGTGCCATTTAGAAGAAACCTTGAGATATGAGTTTATTGGCCAGGGAATCACCTCTACAGTTCCTTCTTCCAAATAAAACTTCAGGACTTTCTCCATCATCTGGCTGCAGTTGTTCTTGTAGATCA
This is a stretch of genomic DNA from Numida meleagris isolate 19003 breed g44 Domestic line unplaced genomic scaffold, NumMel1.0 unplaced_Scaffold2152, whole genome shotgun sequence. It encodes these proteins:
- the LOC110390825 gene encoding beta-1,4-galactosyltransferase galt-1-like; amino-acid sequence: KDNRTFIISPYFDDREGKVTRVIGIVHHEDVKELYCWFCCQPHGKIYVSKAEIDVHSDRFGFPYGAADIVCLEPENCDPTHVSIHQSPHGDIDHLSRFEIKNRKTEPFSADFTVCISAMFGNYNNVLQFIQSMEMYKILGVQKVVIYKNNCSQMMEKVLKFYLEEGTVEVIPWPINSYLKVSSKWHFSMDAKDIGYYGQITALNDCIYRNMQRSRFVVLNDADEIILPLKHSDWKTMMSSLQEQNPGIGVFLFENHIFPETISTPAFNISSWNTVPGINILQHVHREPDRKEVFNPKKMIVDPRKVIQTSVHSVLRAYGTSVNVPMDVALIYHCRVPLQSNLPRESLIRDTTLWRYNSSLIMNVNKVLYQTVL